In Populus nigra chromosome 1, ddPopNigr1.1, whole genome shotgun sequence, one genomic interval encodes:
- the LOC133699158 gene encoding uncharacterized protein LOC133699158 isoform X1, translating to MRALLQLSKRLSRTFVFSSSSYSSLTSSRTFATLTLFSPDCHGAAITTNGNVYARPWFAIQHRGVKVNAIHLRPGNVIEKSGRIFEVVDAEHKQRGRGGAILTLELRDVDSGNKQTFRFGAEEAVERVFVEERSFTCLYTEHESVYLMDLEKFEQLEVPLILFGQAAAYLKEEMKVKMQLFDGRPLSGSIPKQVTCVIKETQDHAATPRYKKAVLDNGLIVQVPTYIETGEAVVVNTEDGSFVTRANR from the exons atgcgAGCTTTACTGCAACTTAGCAAGAGACTCTCTCGCACTTTTGtcttctcttcctcctcctaCTCCTCTCTTACTTCTTCTAGAACTTTCGCTACACTCACTCTATTCTCACCTGACTGCCACGGTGCTGCCATCACCACCAACGGCAATGTTTACGCCAGGCCTTGGTTCGCAATCCAACACCGCGGCGTTAAAGTCAATGCTATTCAT TTAAGACCTGgaaatgtaattgaaaaatcag GAAGAATTTTCGag GTGGTGGATGCGGAGCATAAACAGCGAGGAAGAGGAGGAGCGATTTTGACg TTGGAGCTTCGAGATGTTGACAGTGGAAACAAGCAAACCTTTCGCTTTGGTGCAGAGGAGGCTGTTGAAA GGGTTTTTGTTGAGGAGAGGTCTTTCACATGTTTGTACACAGAACATGAATCAGTATATCTAATGGA CCTTGAGAAATTTGAGCAACTTGAAGTGCCGCTGATCTTGTTTGGCCAAGCTGCTGCATATCTAAAAG AGGAAATGAAAGTTAAAATGCAGTTATTTGATGGAAGACCTTTGTCTGGATCAATTCCAAAACAAGTAACATGTGTTATTAAGGAGACACAAGATCATGCAGCTACACCTCG GTACAAAAAGGCTGTGCTGGACAATGGTCTCATTGTTCAa GTGCCTACATACATTGAGACTGGAGAAGCAGTTGTTGTCAATACTGAAGATGGCTCGTTTGTTACCAG GGCCAACAGATAA
- the LOC133699068 gene encoding mediator of RNA polymerase II transcription subunit 13-like, which yields MWTNVFKIAGLHHISWFQFLPNESDLNSLPDKSVKVEQKDVATCLVILAHLQLQKEGFLSTWTNSFVGPWDPSQGLHNPDEKIKLWLFLPGRYSSVVDKAQAAVSRLRVVASGIWVAPGDSEEVAAALSQSLRNYIERALARHSYMRFGDVFLKYHPSQSEGLSSKGQPTVEFIFSASEETIFVHVIISAKHIRALSNGDVERVLKHSSTNSSYRLPVIASPHGIRGSLTGCCPSDLVKQVYLSSGKFRTLNGYIDLPYHVSQGPGCQLRGQNCYVEITLGCPRSDSDKALQTNSQSTKNSSKNYIAESIAARRGDQKVSPDHLSAHEKAFIYPAEAVVVPVLQKSFARSSLKRFWLQNWIGPSLPGSSFFMHCGGDTDFLEGSWIESNGVRMQHGYNSSSNSNSSSISSISSGSSDSDYKMTTGELEADADSLSCRQSGLSSNDQMENDGLKLGSKRPRTGMTEPFGQAGMVKNVHMQDFGSVEVNDSAITGIANEQIGSRWDWDDDRGAGMDIQALLSEFGDFGDFFENDDLPFGEPPGTAESQALMFSGPDCGEVANSPIGVMDVVDQMLPPVAFPSFESFNPSPAVVIDESASKSQEDTHGTLALIPVNCTPSSSSGEFDHLIKAEALMTFAPEYGAVETPTSEFSSSIFRSPYCPKSRQVESSNSSSNNYAYGATPPSSPCFEGSNEKTGIQVNLKTGPGRNDTKKYYTLVEGGKVPLDRRTLTSNESRPTSEAMMPSPLLNSNSSNTVKSAQRKMNDGTLGAESFLFSMKTVLATEVECIMFQASMCRMRHTLLSPGNPTSVNLHRLSGSTGLNQVHGDASTMTDNISGRHEVKKKESIPVRIAGDLDGGVLDGHLHSPVGVWRSVGVPKLTKHTSSSNIEVSVSLPHHSFSEEGVLSYRQRQQPLQELLDGMALLVQQATSFVDVALDADCGDGPYGWLALQEHWRRGFSCGPSMIHAGCGGTLASCHFLDIAGVELVDPLSADIHSSAVTTLLQSEIKIALKSAFGNLEGPLCVTDWCKGHIQSGDGATTCDGSSGESTLSECKDSSTVTLSVGEPMSPALSSAAGSSSLKASSTPDGAKVDETSQRKSNQEIEPELLPRIKPTAFVLPLPAILVGYQDDWLKTSASSLQLWEKAPLEPYASPKPITYCVVCPDIDPLTSAAADFFQQLGTVYETCKLGTHSPQSLGNQMEMDAGKSLSSGFVLLDCPQSMKIESSNASLVGSISDYFLSLSNGWDLASYLKSLSKAVKALKIGPSLSTNPKEGNSSPCMVIYVVCPFPEPAAVLQTVIESSVSIGSIIPPANRERRSMLLAQVGKALSSLAAVDEASASNVLVLSGFSIPKLVLQIVTVDAIFRVTSPALNELIILKETAFTVYNKARRISKGSSNDVQPSTSSRSHLTQMSSVPAMWNSLPRETDIDSRLRSGTWDNSWQTARAGGSTCDPNRNGDFSLQDEIRYMFEPLFILSEPGSLDHAVAPTIIGNMVSESSKLQSDDTGGSFMQSASSAGSVDSGSSSQHDGSEPDGYGSSYQKTLPSLHCCYGWTEDWRWLVCIWTDARGELLDSHIFPFGGISSRQDTKGLQCLFVQVLQQGCQILQACSSPDTGGVKPRDFVITRIGNFFELEYIEWQKAIYSVGGSEVKKWPLQLRRSMPDGMAGSANGASLQQQEMGLIQERTLPSSPSPLYSPHSKASGYMKGGLGQTSSRKQLMGGHAAVDNSRGMLQWMQSISFVTISIDHSLHLLLQADTPSPGGSGSGVGTSMYLEGITPVKSLGSTSASYILIPSPSMRFLPSTPLQHPTCLTAESPPLAHLLHSKGSAIPLSTGFVVSKAVPSVRRDYKSNSREEWPSVLSVSLIDYYGGNNMTQDKMFRRIMKQGGRTLGVDGKDFEIRTQVILESVAAELQALSWMTVSPAYLERRTALPFHCDMVLRLRRLLHFADKELSSQPGRSQV from the exons atgtGGACTAATGTATTCAAAATT GCTGGTCTTCATCATATATCATGGTTCCAGTTTCTCCCAAATGAATCTGATTTGAACTCTTTACCTGATAAGAG TGTGAAGGTAGAGCAGAAAGATGTTGCTACATGTCTCGTGATTTTGGCTCATTTGCAGTTGCAGAAAGAGGGATTTCTAAGCACTTGGACCAATTCCTTTGTTGGACCTTGGGATCCATCACAAGGTCTACATAATCCTG ATGAGAAAATAAAGCTCTGGCTTTTTCTTCCTGGACGTTATTCATCTGTTGTTGATAAGGCTCAAGCTGCAGTGTCTAGATTAAGag TTGTTGCATCTGGAATTTGGGTGGCTCCTGGGGACTCTGAAGAGGTTGCAGCAGCCCTTTCTCAATCTTTGAGGAATTACATAGAGAG AGCATTGGCCAGGCATTCATACATGCGGTTTGGAGATGTGTTTTTAAAGTACCATCCATCTCAAAGTGAAGGACTTTCCAG TAAAGGACAGCCCACAGTTGAGTTCATCTTTTCTGCCTCTGAAGAGACGATCTTTGTGCACGTGATAATATCTGCAAA gCATATCCGAGCACTTTCAAATGGTGATGTGGAAAGAGTGTTAAAACATTCTTCTACAAATTCCAGTTATAGGCTTCCAG TGATTGCTTCTCCTCATGGAATTCGTGGTTCGCTGACAGGATGTTGTCCAAGTGATCTTGTCAAGCAAGTGTATTTGAG CTCTGGCAAGTTTAGGACATTAAATGGATATATTGACCTGCCATATCATGTTTCTCAAGGACCTGGCTGTCAGCTGAGGGGGCAAAATTGCTATGTTGAAATTACACTAGGCTGCCCAAGGTCTGATAGTGACAAGGCATTGCAAACAAACTCACAGTCAACTAAGAATTCATCCAAGAATTATATTGCAGAGTCTATTGCAGCAAGGAGAGGTGATCAGAAGGTATCGCCAGATCACTTATCAGCTCATGAGAAAGCATTTATTTATCCTGCTGAAGCAGTTGTTGTTCCAGTCTTACAAAAATCTTTTGCTAGGTCTTCTTTGAAAAG ATTTTGGCTGCAAAACTGGATAGGGCCATCACTGCCTGGTTCATCATTCTTTATGCATTG tGGTGGTGATACAGATTTTCTGGAAGGATCTTGGATTGAATCTAATGGAGTACGTATGCAGCACGGATATAACAGCAGTAGCAATAGTAATAGTAGCAGCATCAGCTCCATAAGCAGCGGCTCTAGTGACAGTGATTACAAGATGACCACTGGTGAGCTTGAGGCTGATGCTGATTCATTGTCATGCAGACAATCTGGTTTATCTTCCAATGATCAGATGGAAAATGATGGCCTCAAATTG GGTTCTAAGCGTCCTAGAACAGGGATGACTGAGCCATTTGGTCAAGCGGGCATGGTTAAAAATGTTCACATGCAAGATTTTGGTTCAGTAGAAGTTAATGATTCAGCTATCACAGGAATTGCAAATGAGCAGATTGGATCTCGTTGGGATTGGGACGATGACAGAGGTGCGGGCATGGATATCCAAGCTCTTCTCTCTGAATTTGGTGATTTTGGGGACTTCTTTGAGAATGATGATCTGCCTTTTGGAGAG CCTCCTGGAACAGCAGAGTCACAGGCTCTTATGTTTTCTGGTCCTGATTGTGGTGAAGTTGCTAACAGTCCTATTGGGGTAATGGATGTTGTGGATCAGATGCTTCCGCCAGTAGCTTTTCCATCATTTGAAAGTTTTAATCCGTCTCCTGCAGTAGTCATAGATGAAAGTGCCAGCAAAAGCCAAGAAGACACACATGGTACTCTGGCATTAATTCCAGTGAACTGCActccatcatcttcttcagGCGAGTTTGATCATTTAATCAAAGCCGAAGCTTTGATGACCTTTGCCCCAGAATATGGGGCAGTTGAAACCCCTACAAGCGAATTCTCCTCGTCGATTTTCAGGAGTCCATATTGTCCAAAATCTCGCCAAGTGGAGAGCTCAAATTCGAGTTCAAATAATTATGCATATGGTGCAACACCGCCATCTTCTCCTTGCTTTGAAGGATCAAATGAGAAAACTGGCATACAGGTGAATCTGAAAACAGGTCCTGGAAGGAATGACACAAAGAAATATTACACTCTTGTGGAAGGTGGGAAAGTACCACTTGATAGAAGAACATTAACATCTAATGAAAGCCGTCCTACAAGTGAGGCGATGATGCCATCTCCATTATTGAATTCTAATTCATCAAATACTGTCAAATCTGCCCAGAGGAAAATGAATGATGGCACACTAGGAGCAGAAAGtttcttattttctatgaagACTGTTCTGGCAACTGAAGTAGAATGCATTATGTTTCAAGCTTCCATGTGTAGAATGCGACACACACTGTTGTCTCCTGGTAACCCTACATCTGTAAATTTGCATAGGTTAAGTGGAAGCACTGGTTTGAATCAGGTGCATGGTGATGCAAGTACCATGACAGACAACATATCTGGCAGGCAtgaagtgaagaaaaaagaatctaTACCAGTTAGAATAGCTGGGGATCTGGATGGTGGAGTACTAGATGGGCATCTTCATTCACCTGTAGGTGTTTGGCGCTCTGTTGGAGTTcctaaattaacaaaacataCTAGTTCATCGAATATTGAAGTTAGTGTGTCCTTGCCACACCATTCATTCAGCGAGGAAGGAGTGCTCTCATATAGGCAAAGGCAGCAGCCACTGCAGGAGCTTTTGGATGGCATGGCATTGCTTGTCCAACAAGCTACTTCATTTGTTGATGTGGCTCTGGATGCTGATTGTGGTGATGGTCCTTATGGTTGGCTTGCATTACAAGAACATTGGAGGCGTGGATTTTCTTGCGGGCCTTCCATGATCCATGCAGGTTGTGGAGGGACTTTGGCTTCTTGTCATTTTCTGGACATTGCTGGCGTGGAACTAGTAGACCCACTTTCTGCTGAT ATTCATTCTTCTGCAGTGACCACCTTGCTGCAGTCTGAAATCAAAATAGCCTTAAAATCTGCTTTTGGGAATTTGGAAGGTCCTTTATGTGTCACTGATTGGTGCAAAGGCCACATTCAGTCAGGTGATGGAGCAACCACATGCGATGGATCCTCTGGGGAGTCCACTTTAAGCGAATGCAAAGATTCAAGTACTGTGACACTGTCTGTTGGAGAACCAATGAGCCCAGCCCTCTCTTCAGCTGCTGGATCATCTTCCCTCAAAG CATCCAGCACACCAGATGGAGCTAAAGTGGATGAGACATCCCAAAGGAAATCAAATCAAGAAATAGAGCCAGAGCTACTTCCCAGGATAAAGCCAACGGCTTTTGTTCTTCCTTTGCCTGCAATTCTTGTTGG GTACCAGGACGATTGGCTTAAGACATCGGCAAGCTCTTTACAACTCTGGGAAAAGGCTCCTTTGGAACCATATGCTTCACCAAAACCA ATAACTTATTGTGTTGTATGTCCAGACATTGATCCCCTTACTTCTGCAGCTGCAGATTTTTTCCAACAACTTGGAACTG TCTATGAAACGTGCAAACTGGGAACTCATTCACCTCAGAGTTTGGGAAACCAAATGGAGATGGATGCAGGGAAATCTTTGTCTTCTGGTTTTGTACTACTTGATTGCCCTCAGTCAATGAAGATAGAAAGCAGTAATGCTTCCCTTGTGGGATCGATAAGCGATTATTTTCTCTCGCTCTCCAATGGTTGGGACCTGGCAAGCTATCTTAAGTCTCTTTCGAAGGCTGTCAAGGCTTTGAAAATTGGTCCATCCTTATCAACAAACCCAAAAGAAGGCAATAGCAGCCCTTGTATG GTTATCTATGTAGTGTGCCCCTTTCCTGAACCTGCTGCAGTTCTACAAACTGTCATTGAATCCTCTGTTTCTATTGGGTCAATCATTCCCCCAGCAAATAGAGAGAGGAGGTCTATGTTGCTGGCTCAGGTTGGCAAAGCATTAAGCAGCTTGGCAGCTGTGGATGAAGCGTCAGCATCAAATGTTCTAGTACTTTCTGGGTTTAGCATTCCTAAATTGGTATTGCAAATTGTGACAGTTGATGCCATTTTTAGGGTCACTAGTCCAGCTCTTAATGAGCTCATCATTCTTAAGGAGACTGCTTTCACTGTATACAATAAGGCCCGGCGAATTTCAAAAGGCTCTTCAAATGATGTTCAGCCATCAACATCAAGTAGATCTCATTTAACACAAATGAGTTCTGTTCCAGCAATGTGGAATTCGTTACCAAGAGAGACCGACATTGATTCTAGATTGAGATCTGGCACTTGGGATAACTCCTGGCAAACAGCAAGGGCTGGAGGCTCGACCTGTGATCCAAACCGAAATGGAGATTTTTCTCTTCAAGATGAGATCCGCTACATGTTTGAACCACTTTTTATTCTTTCAGAGCCCGGATCTCTGGACCACGCAGTTGCACCTACAATTATTGGTAATATGGTCTCTGAATCTTCAAAACTGCAATCTGATGATACTGGTGGAAGCTTCATGCAAAGTGCAAGCTCAGCAGGGAGTGTGGATTCTGGATCTAGCTCACAACATGATGGATCTGAGCCCGATGGCTATGGATCTAGTTATCAAAAGACTCTTCCAAGCCTGCATTGCTGCTATGGATGGACAGAGGACTGGCGTTGGCTTGTTTGCATCTGGACAGATGCAAGAGGAGAATTGCTTGACAGCCATATATTCCCTTTTGGTGGAATTAGTAGTCGCCAGGATACAAAAGGTTTGCAATGCCTTTTTGTACAAGTTTTGCAGCAAGGATGTCAGATACTTCAGGCTTGCTCCTCTCCTGACACTGGTGGTGTAAAGCCTAGAGATTTTGTGATTACTCGAATTGGAAACTTCTTTGAGCTTGAGTACATAG AGTGGCAGAAAGCCATTTATTCAGTTGGGGGTTCTGAGGTGAAGAAATGGCCACTGCAACTACGGCGATCCATGCCTGATGGGATGGCTGGAAGCGCTAATGGGGCTTCCTTGCAGCAACAGGAGATGGGTTTAATTCAAGAAAGAACCTTGCCTTCCTCACCTAGTCCGTTGTATAGCCCTCACTCAAAAGCATCTGGCTATATGAAGGGTGGTTTGGGGCAAACTTCTTCAAGAAAACAGCTTATGGGTGGGCACGCAGCAGTTGACAACTCAAGGGGGATGCTTCAGTGGATGCAGAGCATCAGTTTTGTCACAATTTCAATTGACCATTCTTTACATCTATTGCTTCAGGCTGATACACCATCTCCTG GAGGAAGTGGCAGTGGTGTTGGGACGTCAATGTATCTGGAAGGTATCACTCCTGTAAAGTCTCTCGGTTCAACATCAGCATCTTACATTTTAATTCCATCACCCAGCATGCGCTTCCTTCCGTCAACACCCCTGCAGCACCCCACATGCCTCACTGCTGAATCCCCACCACTTGCACATCTCCTTCATAGTAAGGGATCTGCAATTCCGCTCTCCACTGGTTTCGTGGTTTCAAAGGCTGTACCTTCCGTGAGGAGAGATTATAAGAGCAATTCAAGAGAAGAATGGCCTTCTGTTCTTTCTGTGAGTCTCATTGATTATTATGGAGGCAATAATATGACCCAAGATAAAATGTTTCGAAGGATTATGAAGCAAGGGGGACGGACTTTAGGTGTAGATGGTAAAGATTTTGAAATCAGGACCCAGGTAATTCTTGAGAGTGTCGCAGCAGAACTTCAAGCCCTATCATGGATGACTGTGAGCCCAGCATATTTGGAGCGACGAACCGCACTTCCATTTCATTGTGACATGGTTTTAAGACTCAGAAGACTGCTTCATTTTGCTGATAAAGAGCTCTCTTCACAGCCTGGTCGGTCACAGGTATAA
- the LOC133699158 gene encoding uncharacterized protein LOC133699158 isoform X2, whose product MRALLQLSKRLSRTFVFSSSSYSSLTSSRTFATLTLFSPDCHGAAITTNGNVYARPWFAIQHRGVKVNAIHLRPGNVIEKSGRIFEVVDAEHKQRGRGGAILTLELRDVDSGNKQTFRFGAEEAVERVFVEERSFTCLYTEHESVYLMDLEKFEQLEVPLILFGQAAAYLKGTKRLCWTMVSLFKCLHTLRLEKQLLSILKMARLLPGPTDNLSPRLLSGGEN is encoded by the exons atgcgAGCTTTACTGCAACTTAGCAAGAGACTCTCTCGCACTTTTGtcttctcttcctcctcctaCTCCTCTCTTACTTCTTCTAGAACTTTCGCTACACTCACTCTATTCTCACCTGACTGCCACGGTGCTGCCATCACCACCAACGGCAATGTTTACGCCAGGCCTTGGTTCGCAATCCAACACCGCGGCGTTAAAGTCAATGCTATTCAT TTAAGACCTGgaaatgtaattgaaaaatcag GAAGAATTTTCGag GTGGTGGATGCGGAGCATAAACAGCGAGGAAGAGGAGGAGCGATTTTGACg TTGGAGCTTCGAGATGTTGACAGTGGAAACAAGCAAACCTTTCGCTTTGGTGCAGAGGAGGCTGTTGAAA GGGTTTTTGTTGAGGAGAGGTCTTTCACATGTTTGTACACAGAACATGAATCAGTATATCTAATGGA CCTTGAGAAATTTGAGCAACTTGAAGTGCCGCTGATCTTGTTTGGCCAAGCTGCTGCATATCTAAAAG GTACAAAAAGGCTGTGCTGGACAATGGTCTCATTGTTCAa GTGCCTACATACATTGAGACTGGAGAAGCAGTTGTTGTCAATACTGAAGATGGCTCGTTTGTTACCAG GGCCAACAGATAACCTTAGCCCACGGCTACTTTCCGGAGGggaaaattga
- the LOC133683481 gene encoding arabinogalactan protein 13 produces the protein MEAMKMKIFVVLMVVLMAFSTMQKAAAADAPAPSPTSDATIFVPTFLASLVALAFGLLF, from the coding sequence ATGGAGGCAATGAAAATGAAGATCTTTGTTGTGTTGATGGTGGTCTTGATGGCCTTCTCAACCATGCAAAAGGCTGCAGCTGCCGATGCACCAGCACCAAGCCCAACATCTGATGCCACTATCTTTGTTCCCACGTTCTTGGCATCTCTTGTTGCTCTTGCTTTCGGGTTGCTCTTTTGA
- the LOC133699504 gene encoding uncharacterized protein LOC133699504 translates to MEEEKKSEAAGDTDFVLQWGSTKRLRCVKMKKAQNLGNKSKLNDSLPKKKLTSRAVATEKNFPSRPIKNSDLLSNNRKSSVLSPDKEDRYYTTRGSMGLDDNSKILMDSVKEEKVVWPRLFIALSNKEKEEDFMAMKGCKPPQRPKKRAKLIQRTLLLVSPGAWLSDLCQERYEVREKKTSKKRPRGLKAMGSMESDSE, encoded by the exons ATGGAGGAGGAAAAGAAGAGTGAAGCAGCTGGAGATACAGATTTTGTGTTGCAATGGGGAAGTACAAAGAGGCTTAGAtgtgtgaaaatgaaaaaagcacAAAACTTGGGAAACAAATCTAAACTAAATGATTCTTTGCCCAAGAAGAAACTCACTTCTCGTGCTGTCGCTACCGAGAAAAACTTTCCTTCTCGCCCCATCAA GAATTCTGATTTGTTATCGAACAATAGGAAGTCATCGGTGTTATCACCGGATAAGGAAGATAGGTACTACACAACAAGGGGATCAATGGGATTGGATGATAATAGCAAGATTTTAATGGATAGTGTCAAGGAAGAAAAGGTTGTTTGGCCTAGACTGTTCATAGCACTGTCAAAcaaagagaaggaagaggatttcatggctatgaaagggTGCAAGCCTCCTCAAAGGCCTAAGAAAAGAGCCAAGTTGATTCAACGAACCTTACTT TTGGTAAGTCCAGGTGCATGGTTATCAGATTTGTGTCAAGAGAGGTATGAAGTGAGGGAGAAGAAGACTTCCAAAAAG AGACCTAGAGGATTGAAGGCAATGGGAAGCATGGAAAGTGACTCagaatga